The Paenarthrobacter aurescens region CGGCGCCATTCCATGGCGCGTCACCAAGGGCGCCCTTGAGGTCCTGCTGATCCATCGTCCCCGCTACGACGATTGGTCATGGCCCAAAGGAAAGCTCGACGCCGGGGAAACCGTTCCCGAGTGCGCGGCCCGTGAAGTGTGGGAAGAGATAGGCCTGCAGGCCCCGCTGGGCATACCTCTTCCGGCCATCCACTACCACGTCAGTGCCGGTTTGAAGGTGGTCAGGTACTGGGCAGTGAAGGTCAACGGGGCGCAGCTTCGTCCCGACGGCAAAGAAGTGGACAGCGTCATGTGGTGCAGTCCTGAGAGGGCAGCCAGCTTCCTGAGCAACCCAACGGATGCGGAGCCGCTGGAGTATCTGGCAAAAGCGCACGTCCGCGGTGAACTGGATACGTGGCCGCTGATACTGATCCGCCATGCCAAAGCGAAGCCGCGGTCCTCGTGGACCAAGGCCGAGGGCGATCGCCCTTTGGCCGCCACCGGCCAGAGGCAGGCAGTTGCTGTCCAGCGCCTGCTGGAGGTGTGGAAACCACAACGGGTTGTCACCAGCCCTTGGGCGCGTTGCGTTGCCACCATTGCCCCCTACGCAAAGGCCAGCGGAGCGAAAGTGAAGTTGGTGGAGGCGCTTACCGAGCACACCCATCAGCGCTCACCCAAGAAGACTGCCGCCGCGGTTGAGGCATTGTTCGACAAGCAGTTGCCGATCGCGGTGTGCACGCATCGGCCGGCTTTGCCTACGGCGTTGAAGCAGCTGGGCCAGCACATGCCACAGGCACTGCGCGCGCAGCTCCCCTCAACGGATCCTTTCCTCACTCCCGGTGAAGTGATCGTGTGCCAGGTAGCGCGGGGATCCGAGCGGAAGATTGTGTCCGTGGAGCAGCTCAAGCCGTTCGACGACTGAGACCAAACGTTTGACCCCCACATCTTTGTATCAGTAGATTGATACAAAAGATGTGGGGGTCTTGACGTGGTTGCTCTTCCAACAGTGTTTTTCCTGGGACCGGCAATCGGTGCCATCATCGTGTATCTGTTCCTGAGGATGCAGGTCTGGTCAAAGCCGGATGCCCAAGCCGTCGCCTCGCATGGCCTGTGGGTGGGCATTATTGGCTGGATGGCCAGTTCCCTGCAGGGTGCCATGAGCGCCGGAACCATCCGTGCCAACTCCATGGGATCGAACGCGCCGGTAACTCCGGACCAGATCGCCAACGCACTGGCTTGGCCGATCGTGGCCAGCCTCACCGTCCATGCACTTGGTCAGCTCAGCTACCCTGCGCCGAAGGCTCCACGACGATACGCAGAGCTCAAGATCCGAAGAATCCGGGACTTCCTGCCCCGCAAGCTGGCCTGGACCACGGCAGCGATTTTCGGATACGCCGCGTTGGCTGTTGCTTGGATCGCAGCGCTGCCCGCACACACGCCCGTCCCGCCCGCACCACCGCCGCCCCCGGGGCAGCCCACGGCACCATCAGGCCCCGGTCCCTTTCCCGGGCAGGACGGCCGGATTCCGGGAACCGAACTGGCTCTTTGGCTCGGTGGGGCCCTCTTGCTGCTGGCCGCGGGTACCTGGTTGGTGCTCCTCTTGATCGCCCGACGCCGGCAGCTGGAAACACTCGACGGCGACGACAACCGGATGCTCCGGACCATCGCCACCAACCGCTTGCTCCGAACAGTTTCAACCATCGCTGCGGGCCTGGCTGCCATCGCCGGCAACTTTGCATCTCAGCCGGCACCCGGTGCTGCGTGGCAATCGTCCTGGTTCAACGTACTGGCGCTCATCAACATGGCAGTTCTCGCAGCAATGTGGTGGTGGCGGGTTCCCGCACTTCCCTCCAGCCTCAAAGCCTCGCAAGCCACGAGCGCAAAAACACTACGCAATGACCCCCTCACCCATGGAGCCGTACGACTCAGCATCTCCCTCGGCACAGTACTGGGCCTGGTGGGCGGACTTGCAGTGGTGGCGGGTGTAGCGGTGATCCTCGCAGCTTCAAGCCCTCTGGACCCGCGGGCTTTTCCCCTTGTGACAGCCCTTGCCGCTACCGCCCTCCTCATTGTTATTGCGGCCGGCGAGCTGCTGATGGCGCGAAACTACGGCCGGCCGCATGCCCCGGCCCGCTGGCCCCGTCAACCTGTTTCGCGAGGCTTGCTCTCCTTCGCGATCGGAAGCGCCTCGATTCTCGCCGTGGCCGTGGCTTTCGCCGTGGCCGCGGAGACCCAGCCCTTCACCCCCAGGACATGGCCTGCGGCTCTCCTGCTCTCCGCGCTGGTTGCCGCTGCAGGTGCAGCTGCCGTCACTGCCGTGCGTCGCCGTCGTGGTATCCCGGAAAGCGAAGCTGAGTCCGGATTGGACGCCGCGCTGAGGGCCATCAGCCTCTACAGGATCGTGAGGACATTGGCAGCGTACTGCCTGGGCCAGTCAGCGGCACTGCTGATGATCACCGGCGATGCCTGGTACAGCGTATTTCCACCAGGAGACGGCGTGTATCCCTTGGCGCCCAGCCCGGCCGTTACCGTGGGCATGGTCTTGGCTGCCATTGCCGTGATCGTGGCGGTGGTACCGGTCCGCAGCCTGTTGGGCACCATCCCCCGGGGTGAACGCGCCAGCCTGGAGGGACGGGCTCAATGACTGCAGGGATCACGGTTGACCTCGCCGATCCTGTTCCACCGTACGAACAAATCCGCCGGCAACTCAGCTCTCTCATAGCCGTGGGCATGGTGGAACCCGGAAGCCGCCTGCCCACGGTCCGCAGCCTGGCCGCGGACCTGGGTATTGCGGCGGGTACGGTGGCACGCGCCTATAAGGAACTCGAACAGCAGGGATTGATTGAATCACGACGACGAAACGGGACTGTGGTGCTTGGCCCGCCTGACGCTCCGCGCGGGGCGAGCGGGGAGGCTGCGGTGATGGACGCCGTCGACGGTTTGATCCGGACGGCGCGGGCGGCCGGCATTCGTGACGACACTCTCATAGATCTGGTGCGGTGCAGGCTGAGCAGTAAGCTTGAGTCGTGATCCCCACACCTTATGAAGACCTCCTGCGCGACGTCATGGCCAACGGCACACACAAATCGGACCGCACCGGAACCGGAACGCGCAGCGTTTTCGGCCGCCAGTTGAGGTTCGATCTCGCCGGGAGCTTCCCGCTGATCACCACCAAGCGGGTCCATTTCAAATCCGTGGCAGTTGAACTGCTGTGGTTCCTCCGCGGC contains the following coding sequences:
- a CDS encoding NUDIX hydrolase, whose amino-acid sequence is MNSDTPVADQTDHPGEPVAVVAAGAIPWRVTKGALEVLLIHRPRYDDWSWPKGKLDAGETVPECAAREVWEEIGLQAPLGIPLPAIHYHVSAGLKVVRYWAVKVNGAQLRPDGKEVDSVMWCSPERAASFLSNPTDAEPLEYLAKAHVRGELDTWPLILIRHAKAKPRSSWTKAEGDRPLAATGQRQAVAVQRLLEVWKPQRVVTSPWARCVATIAPYAKASGAKVKLVEALTEHTHQRSPKKTAAAVEALFDKQLPIAVCTHRPALPTALKQLGQHMPQALRAQLPSTDPFLTPGEVIVCQVARGSERKIVSVEQLKPFDD
- a CDS encoding GntR family transcriptional regulator, which produces MTAGITVDLADPVPPYEQIRRQLSSLIAVGMVEPGSRLPTVRSLAADLGIAAGTVARAYKELEQQGLIESRRRNGTVVLGPPDAPRGASGEAAVMDAVDGLIRTARAAGIRDDTLIDLVRCRLSSKLES